TGGTTCATCAATGGGGTCAATTTTTTTACGAATTCGCTGGATACAAACATCTACGACGTTGGTGTTGGGGTTAAAGTCGTAACCCCAAACATGCTCCAGAATTTGGGTACGGGTGAAAACCCGTCCGGGAGAGCGCATCAGATACTCTAGAAGATTGAACTCGCGGCTGGTGAGTTCTATCGCCTGGCGATCGCAAGTAACTTCCCTGGTGATGCGATCGAGTCTGATCGGCCCAACACTAAGGATATTTTGGCGATTGCTCACACTCCGGCGAACAACGGCATGAATTCGAGCCGCTAACTCTTCTACAAAAAACGGTTTAGCGATGTAATCATCTGCTCCTAAATTTAGCCCTGCCAAGCGATCGTCTAGTTCATTCCGAGCCGTCAACAAAATTACCGGCGCATTCCGACCTTGCCCCCGCAAGAGTTTTAAGATTGATAGTCCATCCTTTCCCGGCACCATAATGTCGAGGATAAGAACATCATATTCATTTTCTAATGCCCGCAGATATCCTTCATCACCGTTGTCGCAGTAGTCTACAACAAATCCCTGCTCCTTCAGTCCAGCCCGGACGAAGTTAGCAATTTTCGCCTCATCTTCGACAAATAGAACGTTCACAAGTATTTATTAGTTTATATATTGTTCCATTCTAGATTCATTACCTTTCTACTTAAATTACAAAACTGTAATTTAGAAACCACGTGGACTGTAATTTTGAGGTGGCTTAATCAGAAATATGAACACCTTACCTTTTCCAGGTTGAGTTATATGAATATTCGTCGAGTCTTAACCGTAGCGGCGATTCCTTTTTTGATTGATACATTCGGTTTTAGCCTACAAAATCAGGCTTATGCCGCTAATCCATCCAATCGAAATGCCCAGATTTCTCAACAGCCTCAAACACCACAAATATCTGATAAAAAACCACAGATTAGAGATTCTAAACCCTTTCTAAATCAGAAAAAGCGTCTTCGCCAATATCCCCAAAATCATCATCAGGGTGCGGTTCAAAATCGTGTAGAACACAATAACCGTTAATTGCAGCACCCTTTCTTCCTCAAAATTACAAAATTGTAATTTACAAGCAGGGCAAACTGTAATTTTGTTTCAGTTAAATCAGAAATGTAAACGAGCTATCTTTGGAAAAATGATCGTGAATATTCGTAGAATACTAGTTGTAACAGCGATTCCCGTTCTGGTTGGCACATTTGGTTTGATTTCACTCAATCAGGCTGATGCCGCTAATAAATTCTCTCAAATTGCCCAGGCGCAACAACCACCCAACCAACCACCAGAAGGAGAACAACGCCCACCCCGACCTGATTTTAAGGCGGCGGCGACTAAGTTAGGAGTTAGCGAGCAACAGTTAAAAGATGCGTTGGGTGTTCCTGCCAATCCTCCAAAAGGCGATCGCAGTCAGCGCCCACCCCGACCTGATTTTGCAGCAGCTGCAACCAAGTTAGGAGTTAGCGAGCAGCAGTTAAAAGATGCGTTGGGTGTTCCTGCCAATCCTCCAAAAGGCGATCGCAATCAGCGCCCACCCCGCCCTGATTTTAAGGCGGCGGCGACTAAGTTAGGAGTTAGCGAGCAACAGTTAAAAGATGCGTTGGGTGTTCCGCCTCATCCTCCAACAGGCGATCGCAATCAGCGCCCACCCCGCCCTGATTTTAAGGCGGCGGCGACTAAGTTAGGAGTTAGTGAACAACAGTTAAAAGATGCGTTGGGTGTTCCGCCTCATCCTCCAACAGGCGATCGGTCAGCACCTCCTAGAAATCAGTAATTTACTCACTGAAAGCTTGCTGTAGTTATTACCAGTCTGCTCCATAACTGTGATGTTAGGCTTTAGCGATAGGGTATAGGTTACAGGGTACAAATTATTCTTTATTACCTGTTACCTCTCCCCTATACCCAATTCAGATTCCTGTTCTCTGGTTAGGAATGCGACGGCTAGGCAGTGAGAGCGCGATCATCCAAACACCTGTCAACAAAAAATTAATCCCTGCAAATAATCCCAGCACCCAAGCTGCACTGAAAGGCCATTTATACAAAATTAAAATTCCCAGAATAATGGCCATCATGCCACTAAACAGTGTCCAACCCCAATTTGGCTCTGGACGTATTTGAAATGCTGTAATTACCTCAAATACACCCTCAGCCAAAAAGACAATTCCCAAGGCGAATGTGATGGAGAGCGCAGCACCAAAGATGTTGCCAATCAACATAATCCCAGCAAGTGCATAGAGAATACCAACCACTAGCTTTAGCCAGAAGCCTTTTTGTCGTCGTGATTGCAATGCGTGGACAATTCGGACAATACCAGCGATCAATAAAAACCAAGAGATGACGATTGTAATGGCAATAGTGGCAACGAATGGTTCTGCGATCGCTGCCATGCCTAGCACAATCATTAAAATGCCTAGAACGATGAACCATCCTAAACTTTGTCTCGCTTGACCGATGTTTTCAGAATTCATAATAGTTTCCAAAATGCGTTAAAATGGCGTTTTTAGTCAAGGATTGATATTCGTCTTAATTACTTCATTTCTTAACTACTCTTGTTGACCACTAAATCGAAAATTTAGTGGGGTATTAAACTCTTGGATTCAGACGCTCGCGGACTCGCTCTAAGCGTTGCACAGCCTCTCGTAGAGAAGGCTTTACGCTCCGCTATTCACCAGTCATACAGAATTCAATTCTAAATTCTGACTTCTGAATTCTGTTTTGATAAATGCTCGATCTTAAACAGTCATAAAGATATTTAAAGCAAGCTATAGCGCTTTAAATCCGCACAACTTTTGCGGGCAAGATGCCCAGCCCACAAGTGATTTATTTTTACGGATGCAAATTAAAAGATTTTTAGCTTATGAGCATGAGCATGGACAAACGGAATCGTAATCCGCATAAGTAAAGAATTTACAATATCTGAAGTTTTGACTTCCTCATTCCTTAGAGATAAAGCAATTCCTAGCAAATACTGATATTTAGCTTTGATTAATCTTTATACAGAGTGATGAAATAAAGTTATGAAGATGCTATTAGAGTACGGCAGAATTTAGCTAACATCTCTGTGAACAAGACTTGGCTAAAATCCCCTTTGATTTTTGTTCGTGCAGCGTGGCGTAGCCATACTTACTTGCGTGTGAAGACAAGAGGCAAGATGAAGAGGCAATAGGCAATAGGAAAGAAAGCTTTTTGAGTTGTATGGAGTTTTTTCAAAAATCAAATATGAGTCTTGTAGTTTAAATATTTGTATATTTTTGATTGATTGCAAGTTGACTAACAGACTCTGTTAGCCAACTAAACCATTAAAAATCGAAGGTTGTACGAAGCACGCCCACGTACTGCGTATCATTTCTACTATCGTTTTCCGGGTTGAGAATCACCCAAAAACCAGGAGTTACTGAGATATTATCGTTCAGGCGGTAGCGATAGAATGCTTCAATATGGTAAGCTGTGTCTCGGTCTTGACGGATATCACTGTTAGAGACACGCGGCGGTATCCCAAAAAGAATTCCTGGCAGGTTGCCCTTACCGCCCACATCAGGAAACGACATACCAATCGCTCCAAACCAAGCATTGGCATTATCACCATTGTTCACGAACAGAGAATCTGTTCCACCCCTACCATTAGAAATATCGCTGAAACCAGAGTTTTTCGCATTTGCCCTGACATATCCGCCCCAAGAGTGTACCTGGAAATTTGGGGAAAAGCGATAGTATCCCTGTACGCCAACAATGCTATTGGAAGTAGCAATGTTATTTCCAAAGGGAGCATTTGACAGGGCGCTGCCTCTCCCGGCGTTAATATCTACAGTGCCAGCAGGATTATAACCATGAGAGTAGGCAATACCAATAGCTCCTTGTTCGCCGTAATATGCCAGGTGCGCTAGAGCATTGTAGCCGCCATCAAATAAGCCATTTTGTGCTGATGGAACGTTTGGACTATTTGCTAAATAGCCCAAGGTAAGAATCAAGTTTTTACTGATACTCCAATTAGCGGCTGCACCCCCACCACCTCGCTCGAAGAGGGGACTGTTTTTACCAAAGAGTGAGGGAATCCCATTACCATCATCAGCGATCGTGGCAGGAGTGATGTTGTTTGTGATGTCGTTGTAACCAATACCTGTGGGGCCAACAACGAAAGAAAGGGAATCACCAACGGGGAAGTAGTAACGTATGTGGGGAATTATTAGTGTATTGTTGCTGTCATTGTCGAAATTGAGTCGTGTCATGCCTGTGCCAGTGGCTGCGGCAATTTGACTTGCACCATTAGAATTTGTAAAGTTGCCAAACTCCAGCCGTACTCGCAATAAATCTTTACCGGTGAAGCTACTCTCTAAGTTTAGACGACCTCGGTTTGCAAAATAGAGACGGGACTCATCGCGATCGCCACCTACTCTATTACCAAAGGTATCACTAATGGCCGTAATAATTTGAGCATTCAACTTAGTAGTGGTGGAAAATTGCTGCTCCTCCAGCGTTGCTGTATGTGCTTCCAGGGTATCCACCCGGCCACGCAGAGTTGCCAATTCTGCTGCAAACTCTGTCTGCAAATTTTGCAGCACTGCCAAATCTTCTTTTTTGACCAAATCATTAGTACCCACAGCAATTAATTCATTCACCCGGTCTAAGCAGGCGTTTAAACCAGCAGCAAATTCATAACGACTCAAGGCACGATTACCGCGATAGGTTGCATCAGGATAACCTGCAATACAGCCATAACGTTCGACTAGTGATTGCAGTGCTTGGAATGCCCAATCGCTCGGTTTGATGTCGGAAAGTTGGGAAACAGAATTTACTTGTCCCTGTAAATTTCTATCAGCATCTGCTGTACTCGAATCTTCTTCTGGAGGTGCTGCCCAAACTGCTGGAACTGCGAAAAATAGGATAAAAAAGCTATGCAGAAGAATTTTAATCATGGACTTATTTATGTGAAAATGGTTGAATTCTGACTTTGTAAGGAAAAAAATTACAGTCGAACAAAAGCTGCTAGCTTATAAGCTGATCGGCATTAAAGTTAGATATTTTGAGTTGAAATTTTAGATTACTTAAAGCAACGCTATGACTTTTTGCTCATTGCTGCTTTTAATAGCTGCTTCTATAATCCGCATTACATTAATTCCGTCTTCGGCAGTAACAGTAACTGGCTGATTATCAACAATAGATTTATATACCGCGTCGTAATAGCCTAAATAACTGCCCTGTGAGCTTTTTACTTTTTCCCGAATTACTTTTGTGTCTTTTTCTGTATGCAGCAAGCCATATTCACTTTCTGGCTCTGTATACCAATCAAGTGTTGTTCTGCTTCTTTGACTGTTGTGGTAAATGCTTTTTCTACCACTACATGCTTGTCTGCCAATAAAGCCTGTTTAGTATAATCGTAATGTGTATAAGTTGGTGTATTTACCAACACTAGAATTACTCGCTCGTCGGCTAGCAATGCTTCCAAAGAAGGATAGCTTTTTACTTTCGGATAATCTTCCTGTATAAGATTTTTGCTTCTTTCCCAAGAGCCTGCTAATTGAAAACCGGGATGCAAATTAATAAACGGCGCATGAAATACCCTACCAGACAAACCATAAGAACAAAGAGCCGTATTGAGAGTTTCCATCTTTTTACTGATTGACTGAAGCGAAAGCTTGTATTTAGTTGTTGTTAGATGTTCCAGATAAAGTTTGCAGCATCAGGGCAGGCAAGATGCCCACCCCACAAAATTTACAGCAATCTTTTTTGATTTGAGACCAAATCCATTTGTATCGGAATTATTCTTCTCAGCGCCCTCAGCGTCTCTGCGGTTTTTTAATCATTCAGATGCTACTGAATTTGATTTGAAAAGTCGAAAATAATTTTTTTACAAATGATTCAGTTCAGAATTACAAATTAGGCAGCAGGGGCATTAGGTAGATGTAAATTACATGTCTTCCAACTCAATTCCTTTGGTTTCTTTAATAAAAAAGAGAATGAAAAAGAATGAGGTAGCCGCCGCAATTGTATAAAGTCCATAGGCAGAACCTAGACCGAAATATTGGAGTATGGGAGGAAATGTTGTGGAAATAAGGAAATTCGCAACCCATTGGATTGCAGCAGCAACTGAAAGTGCAGCCGCTCGAATCTTGTTATTAAACATTTCTCCCAACAACACCCAAACTATCGGCCCCCAGGAGAAACCGAAGCAAAACACGTAGAGGTTGGCGGCGATGAGAGCCACAGTCCCAGCGCTTCCGGCGAGGGAAGGATTTCCAGCAGCATCTAGGGGAGCATTACCAAAAATATAAGCCATTGTCCCCAAGGTCAGGGTCATGCCAATTGAACCTATTATTAGCAACGGCTTGCGACCAAATTTATCCACAAAGGCGATCGCAATCAGTGTTGTAATAATGTTGACGGCTCCTGTAATCACCGTGATTGATAGGGAATCTTTTTCGGAAAACCCGACTGCCCGCCACAAAACACTACTGTAGTAAAAGATTACATTAATCCCAACAAATTGTTGTAATACAGATAAGCCGATTCCTATCCAAACAATGGGGAGGAGTCCGCCACTTCTGCTTAAGAGGTCAGAAAATTTGGGTTGGCGTTCGCGAAGCACTGTCTGCCGAATTTCTTCGATTTTTGGCAGTACGTCACCTCCCAAAATCTTGGTCAGAACGTTAACAGCTTCTGATTCTCGTCCTTTGGCAACCAAATAACGGGGAGATTCAGGAATTGTTAAAGCTACCATCCCGTAGAATACTGCTGGTGGGACTGCTGTCCAAAACATCCAGCGCCAAGCTGCAACCCCAAACAAAAACGGCGAGTCTGCTGAACCTGCTGACGTAGCGATAAAGTAGTCGCTCAATAAGGCAACGAAAATTCCCACTACGATCGCTAATTGTTGCAGAGATCCTAACCTTCCCCGCAAATGGGTAGGAGAACATTCCGCAATATAAGCTGGGGCGATTACGCTAGCAACGCCGATTCCAATCCCACCCAATACTCGCCAAAAGATAAAATCCCAAATTGTGAAGGCCATCCCAGAGCCAATGGCACTGATAGTAAACAACACCGAAGCGACCACCATTGCCTTGACTCGACCATAACGGTCTGCAATCTGTCCGGCAAAAAAGGCTCCTACCGCAGATCCTAGTAACGCGAGAGACACTGCCAGTCCTGTCACCCAACTACTGGTGTTAAAAGCTTTGGCTAATGATAAAACCGCGCCGTTAATCACAGCGGTATCAAAACCGAATAAAAACCCGCCGAGGGCAGCAGCACCAGCAATCAAAATGACATAAAACGTGTTGGATTTACGACGAACAGTAGTAGAAGACATATTTATAAATAGCTGTGATGAACTGCATATATCAAGGGAGATGAGGTAGTAGGGAGCAGAGGAGAGTAATTACTAACCAATGCCCAAAGACTTTGATTTTTTACCGTCTGGAACGTCTACGCAATCGATCAATCATTACTGCCAAAATAATTACTAGTCCTTTGACGACTAGTTGCCAGAAGTAAGATAGGTTCAACAAGGTTAAACCGTTGTTGAGAATAGCAATGATTAATGCACCTAAAAGAGTGCCGCCAATGGTACCAATACCACCTGTAAAGCTGGTTCCACCAAGAATAACAGCTGCGATCGCATCTAATTCGTAACCTTGACCCAATATGCCACTGGCACTATATAGACGGCTGGCGCTCATGATTCCTCCTAAGCCTGCCAGTAATCCGCTAATACCATAGACAAATAGCAAGACACGATTAACTTTAATCCCAGTTAATCTGGCTGCCCGTTCGTTACCTCCTACGGCATATATCTGCACTCCTAAAACAGTTTGCCGCAGCACAAACCAGCTAGCGATTACGGTCAGTAGGGCAATGATTACTAACCACGGCAGAGGCCCGACGTAACTATTACCCACCCAAGCAAAATTGATATCTCGGTTAATCAGTGTTGTACCCTTCGCAATCAGAAATGCCACACCCCGCAAGGCTGTAAGTGAACCTAACGTCACAATAAAAGGTGGCACATCCAAGAAGGTGATGAGAGCGCCGTTGACTAAGCCTAAAAGCAATCCTGCCAACAATGCAGCAGGTACAGCCGCCCAACTTAAAGCCGGCAATAGCGATACCAGCAGTCCAACTACGGCAGAAACGGCCAATATTGACCCAACTGATAGGTCAATACCTCCGGTGAGAATTACAAAGGTCATTCCTGTCGCCAGCACAATATTGATTGATGCCTGACGCAAGATATTGACGATGTTACCGCCGGTGAGAAAGTTGGGAGAAAGGAATGCAAATAAGATGCAGATAATTACTAGGATTGGCAGAATACCAGCAACTTCCAGCAGAGTGCTGATTGATTTCCGGTTGCGAGCTGCGGAATTGTTGGCTGATTTATTGATAGGCGGTCTGACTGTCTGACTCATAATGCTGATACCTCCGATGCTCCAGTTGCGTAGTGCATAATCTTTTCTTGGGTGATTTCTTTGCCAAGGCTGCCGTCTAGTTCGCCTACCAGTTGTCCTTCTCGCATCACTAAGACGCGATCGCTCATACCGACAATCTCTGATAGTTCGCTGGAAACCATTAAAATAGCAACACCTTGTGCTGCCAATTCACTCATAATTCGGTAAATTTCGCTTTTGGCACCAATATCTACGCCGCGTGTCGGCTCATCTAACATCAGTACTCTAGGTTTAATGGCTAACCAACGCGCTAGCAGTAGCTTCTGTTGATTCCCACCAGAAAGATCCAATGCTCTAATTTCCAAATTGGCCAGGCGGATATTAAAGTTTTCCACCGCTTCTGTTGACAGCCGATTCACTGAAGGCCAGTTAACAATTCCACCTTTAGCATCCTGCTTGAGTGTGTTGATAGCAATATTCTTGCGGGCGCTCATCTCTAGAAATAAACCTTGGTCTTTGCGGTCTTCCGGGACATAGCCAATTCCGGCAGCGATCGCATCACTGGGCGTATTAATTTCTAGTTTTTTGCCATTTAAAAATACTTCGCCACTAGCTTTACGGTCAGCACCAAAAATTAGCCGGGATAATTCTGTGCGTCCTGCACCAACTAACCCCGCTAAACCGAGAATTTCCCCTGCATGAAGTTCAAAGCTAGCAGGCTCAATCTTTTTGCGAGCATCACTCATGTTTCTGACTTCCAGCACCACAGGGCCAGGATTCATTTGCCGTTGATGTTCGTAAAAGTCTTGCATGGAGCGACCAACCATCATCTGCACCAATCGCTGTGGAGAAATTTCGCTGCGTGTAAGACTACCAATATATTGACCATCGCGCAGTACGCTAATCCGGTCAGCTAAAGCATAGATTTCTTCCATACGATGACTGATGTAAATAATCGCAATGCCATCACTCCGTAGTTTGCGAATTACTTCGAATAAATGGTCGCTCTCGCGGTCAGATAATGCTGCTGTTGGCTCATCCATCACCAAAACCCGGCTTTTATCTTTCAGCGCTCTGGCAATTTCGACTTGCTGCTGTTCTGCGATGGATAAAGTCCCAACTATAGTCTGCGCTGTAAAATTGGCTCCCAAGCTATCTAACACTTGCTCTGCTTCAAGTTGCATGGCTTTGCGGTCTAAAAACTGACCC
The Nostoc punctiforme PCC 73102 genome window above contains:
- a CDS encoding Gfo/Idh/MocA family oxidoreductase; amino-acid sequence: MLHTEKDTKVIREKVKSSQGSYLGYYDAVYKSIVDNQPVTVTAEDGINVMRIIEAAIKSSNEQKVIALL
- a CDS encoding ABC transporter permease subunit is translated as MSQTVRPPINKSANNSAARNRKSISTLLEVAGILPILVIICILFAFLSPNFLTGGNIVNILRQASINIVLATGMTFVILTGGIDLSVGSILAVSAVVGLLVSLLPALSWAAVPAALLAGLLLGLVNGALITFLDVPPFIVTLGSLTALRGVAFLIAKGTTLINRDINFAWVGNSYVGPLPWLVIIALLTVIASWFVLRQTVLGVQIYAVGGNERAARLTGIKVNRVLLFVYGISGLLAGLGGIMSASRLYSASGILGQGYELDAIAAVILGGTSFTGGIGTIGGTLLGALIIAILNNGLTLLNLSYFWQLVVKGLVIILAVMIDRLRRRSRR
- a CDS encoding sugar ABC transporter ATP-binding protein, with the protein product MATSIETSFPDAPSTTPVLEMQGITKRFHGVSALQNVNLTIYPGEVHALMGENGAGKSTLMKILAGAYIADEGEIRINGQPLKITDPATARKAGINLIYQELNVAPNLTVTENMFMGSELRRGQFLDRKAMQLEAEQVLDSLGANFTAQTIVGTLSIAEQQQVEIARALKDKSRVLVMDEPTAALSDRESDHLFEVIRKLRSDGIAIIYISHRMEEIYALADRISVLRDGQYIGSLTRSEISPQRLVQMMVGRSMQDFYEHQRQMNPGPVVLEVRNMSDARKKIEPASFELHAGEILGLAGLVGAGRTELSRLIFGADRKASGEVFLNGKKLEINTPSDAIAAGIGYVPEDRKDQGLFLEMSARKNIAINTLKQDAKGGIVNWPSVNRLSTEAVENFNIRLANLEIRALDLSGGNQQKLLLARWLAIKPRVLMLDEPTRGVDIGAKSEIYRIMSELAAQGVAILMVSSELSEIVGMSDRVLVMREGQLVGELDGSLGKEITQEKIMHYATGASEVSAL
- a CDS encoding Gfo/Idh/MocA family protein, coding for METLNTALCSYGLSGRVFHAPFINLHPGFQLAGSWERSKNLIQEDYPKVKSYPSLEALLADERVILVLVNTPTYTHYDYTKQALLADKHVVVEKAFTTTVKEAEQHLIGIQSQKVNMACCIQKKTQK
- a CDS encoding iron uptake porin, yielding MIKILLHSFFILFFAVPAVWAAPPEEDSSTADADRNLQGQVNSVSQLSDIKPSDWAFQALQSLVERYGCIAGYPDATYRGNRALSRYEFAAGLNACLDRVNELIAVGTNDLVKKEDLAVLQNLQTEFAAELATLRGRVDTLEAHTATLEEQQFSTTTKLNAQIITAISDTFGNRVGGDRDESRLYFANRGRLNLESSFTGKDLLRVRLEFGNFTNSNGASQIAAATGTGMTRLNFDNDSNNTLIIPHIRYYFPVGDSLSFVVGPTGIGYNDITNNITPATIADDGNGIPSLFGKNSPLFERGGGGAAANWSISKNLILTLGYLANSPNVPSAQNGLFDGGYNALAHLAYYGEQGAIGIAYSHGYNPAGTVDINAGRGSALSNAPFGNNIATSNSIVGVQGYYRFSPNFQVHSWGGYVRANAKNSGFSDISNGRGGTDSLFVNNGDNANAWFGAIGMSFPDVGGKGNLPGILFGIPPRVSNSDIRQDRDTAYHIEAFYRYRLNDNISVTPGFWVILNPENDSRNDTQYVGVLRTTFDF
- a CDS encoding sugar porter family MFS transporter, whose product is MSSTTVRRKSNTFYVILIAGAAALGGFLFGFDTAVINGAVLSLAKAFNTSSWVTGLAVSLALLGSAVGAFFAGQIADRYGRVKAMVVASVLFTISAIGSGMAFTIWDFIFWRVLGGIGIGVASVIAPAYIAECSPTHLRGRLGSLQQLAIVVGIFVALLSDYFIATSAGSADSPFLFGVAAWRWMFWTAVPPAVFYGMVALTIPESPRYLVAKGRESEAVNVLTKILGGDVLPKIEEIRQTVLRERQPKFSDLLSRSGGLLPIVWIGIGLSVLQQFVGINVIFYYSSVLWRAVGFSEKDSLSITVITGAVNIITTLIAIAFVDKFGRKPLLIIGSIGMTLTLGTMAYIFGNAPLDAAGNPSLAGSAGTVALIAANLYVFCFGFSWGPIVWVLLGEMFNNKIRAAALSVAAAIQWVANFLISTTFPPILQYFGLGSAYGLYTIAAATSFFFILFFIKETKGIELEDM
- a CDS encoding response regulator transcription factor; this translates as MNVLFVEDEAKIANFVRAGLKEQGFVVDYCDNGDEGYLRALENEYDVLILDIMVPGKDGLSILKLLRGQGRNAPVILLTARNELDDRLAGLNLGADDYIAKPFFVEELAARIHAVVRRSVSNRQNILSVGPIRLDRITREVTCDRQAIELTSREFNLLEYLMRSPGRVFTRTQILEHVWGYDFNPNTNVVDVCIQRIRKKIDPIDEPVWIESIRGVGYRFRKPESSS
- a CDS encoding HdeD family acid-resistance protein, with the translated sequence MNSENIGQARQSLGWFIVLGILMIVLGMAAIAEPFVATIAITIVISWFLLIAGIVRIVHALQSRRQKGFWLKLVVGILYALAGIMLIGNIFGAALSITFALGIVFLAEGVFEVITAFQIRPEPNWGWTLFSGMMAIILGILILYKWPFSAAWVLGLFAGINFLLTGVWMIALSLPSRRIPNQRTGI